One genomic region from Deltaproteobacteria bacterium encodes:
- the mobB gene encoding molybdopterin-guanine dinucleotide biosynthesis protein B, translating to MAQIIKVVGKSNSGKTTLIEKVIPEMKKRGYRVGSVKHSHHGIEIDQPGKDSYRHKMAGADTVVVASPDEFAVLKKAKTDDLDNLEHFFTDVDLVLVEGYKRADRPQVEVFDRKRHEEPYALSSDNGIAGQMFAFVSDDDVVIEGVPLFKRDQVTELCDLIERRYLKK from the coding sequence ATGGCACAGATTATAAAGGTGGTCGGGAAATCGAACTCGGGAAAAACGACGCTGATAGAAAAGGTCATTCCCGAAATGAAAAAACGCGGATACCGGGTGGGATCGGTGAAGCATTCCCATCACGGAATCGAGATCGACCAGCCGGGTAAAGACAGCTACCGCCACAAGATGGCGGGGGCCGACACCGTGGTGGTCGCTTCGCCCGATGAATTCGCCGTGCTCAAAAAGGCGAAGACCGACGATCTCGACAATCTGGAACATTTTTTTACCGATGTGGATCTGGTGCTGGTCGAAGGCTACAAGCGCGCGGACCGGCCCCAGGTGGAAGTTTTCGACCGGAAACGCCACGAGGAGCCCTATGCCTTGAGCAGCGACAACGGGATCGCAGGACAGATGTTCGCCTTTGTCAGCGACGATGACGTTGTCATCGAGGGTGTGCCCCTGTTCAAAAGAGATCAGGTGACGGAACTGTGCGACCTGATCGAAAGGAGATATCTGAAAAAATGA
- a CDS encoding anaerobic ribonucleoside-triphosphate reductase, which produces MSQMTIERLHELFDDNPENDSLAWEGACHDCREEVSVVAVPRADGIHIQGGSVYEPQRNNFFLKCDRCFRKEPALTNYQDCEVYSRVVGYLRPVAQWNDAKQEEFKDRRVFDRSLSS; this is translated from the coding sequence ATGTCCCAGATGACCATCGAACGCTTGCACGAACTCTTCGACGACAACCCCGAAAACGACTCTCTTGCGTGGGAGGGGGCGTGTCATGACTGCCGGGAGGAGGTGAGCGTCGTCGCCGTCCCCCGGGCGGACGGCATCCACATCCAAGGCGGCAGCGTCTATGAACCGCAGCGCAACAATTTCTTCCTCAAGTGCGACCGGTGCTTTCGCAAGGAACCGGCGTTGACAAATTATCAGGATTGCGAGGTCTATTCGCGGGTGGTTGGCTATTTGAGACCGGTTGCCCAGTGGAATGACGCCAAGCAAGAGGAGTTCAAGGATCGCCGGGTGTTTGACCGGAGCCTCTCCTCCTGA
- a CDS encoding P1 family peptidase, producing the protein MVHPGRYNAVTDVAGIEVGHYTNRDAVCGVTVVVCEEGAVAGVDVRGGAPCTRETDLLRPGNLVERVQAVVLTGGSVYGLAAADGVVRWLEEKGCGFQLDDTHVAPIVPAAALFDLGRGADFVPPIDASWGKAACRSAGSGRVATGSVGAGTGALAGGMKGGLGTASVVLETGIVVAALVAANPLGTVVNPQSGVLWERGLELGGEFGDQGQRRVKLPPPAAAAGGNTTIGVVATDAILDKAGAHKVAQMANAGMARAIRPIHTLFDGDTVFCMSTGRKALPETEDFVTGKQGEAINGLGSAAADCLARAVIHAVLAAESLGGMTAFRDLEDL; encoded by the coding sequence ATGGTTCACCCGGGCCGCTACAATGCCGTAACGGACGTCGCAGGGATCGAGGTCGGCCACTACACGAACCGCGACGCCGTCTGCGGCGTGACGGTGGTGGTCTGTGAAGAGGGGGCTGTCGCCGGGGTGGATGTCCGGGGGGGAGCGCCCTGCACCCGCGAAACGGATCTTCTCAGGCCGGGCAACCTGGTGGAAAGGGTTCAGGCCGTCGTGTTGACGGGCGGGTCGGTGTACGGATTGGCCGCAGCGGACGGGGTCGTGCGCTGGCTGGAAGAGAAAGGCTGCGGTTTTCAACTGGACGACACGCACGTGGCGCCGATCGTGCCGGCGGCGGCGCTGTTCGACCTGGGGCGCGGCGCCGATTTCGTTCCGCCGATCGACGCCTCCTGGGGAAAAGCGGCCTGCCGGTCGGCCGGCTCCGGACGGGTGGCGACTGGCAGTGTGGGGGCCGGTACCGGTGCTCTTGCCGGAGGGATGAAAGGGGGACTGGGAACCGCCAGCGTCGTTCTGGAAACGGGCATTGTCGTGGCGGCCCTGGTGGCGGCCAATCCCCTGGGAACGGTGGTAAACCCCCAAAGCGGCGTGCTGTGGGAGCGTGGCCTGGAACTCGGCGGCGAATTCGGCGACCAGGGGCAACGACGGGTCAAACTGCCGCCGCCCGCGGCGGCCGCCGGCGGCAACACGACCATCGGGGTCGTGGCCACGGACGCGATACTGGACAAGGCCGGGGCCCACAAGGTTGCCCAGATGGCCAATGCCGGCATGGCCAGGGCCATCCGCCCCATTCACACCCTGTTCGACGGGGACACGGTTTTCTGCATGAGTACGGGCAGGAAGGCCCTGCCGGAAACCGAGGATTTCGTCACCGGCAAACAGGGGGAAGCGATCAACGGGCTGGGGAGCGCGGCGGCCGACTGCCTGGCGCGCGCCGTCATCCATGCGGTGCTGGCGGCCGAAAGCCTGGGCGGCATGACGGCTTTCAGGGACCTGGAGGACCTATAA
- a CDS encoding ABC transporter substrate-binding protein → MKKNLLIIVLLTLSLAAGNVLAATPQKGGSLVVCQPAEPSGLDPTGNTAAAIDRVVYSNIYEGLIKVNSDGEFVPGLATSWDVTPDGLTYTFHLRKEVKFHNGQDFNAATAKWNLERAMDEKTVNAHPEYFRGIAKMETPDDNTLILTLKDVDALFIAHMAEGDAVMLPMVGYKGAKSNPVGTGPFRFVKWVRGDRVEMARFDGYWNPELPYLDKVTFKFIGDASAQLAALKAGDIDVIGYIAAPESALSLSKDERFKVFAGTSTAEVIMSTNNKAAPFDNKKVRQAMACAIDRQAVVDLVMFGYGTPIGSHWSPSTPYYVDLTQKFAYNPERAKALLAEAGYPDGFEATIKLPAIYSYSKRAGEVIADMLSQVGIRLNIEIVEWGQWIERIFKKKEYQLTMIGHVEAWDIGIYANPDYYFQYDSQEFRDAYAKALRAPNEAEKAKWFGRCQEIIADDAVNGFLFSASGLPAMRKEVMGWWENYPTIALDCTAVWLQ, encoded by the coding sequence ATGAAAAAAAACCTGTTGATCATCGTTCTGCTGACCTTGAGCCTGGCGGCCGGCAACGTACTCGCGGCAACGCCCCAAAAAGGCGGCAGCCTCGTGGTGTGCCAGCCGGCGGAACCCTCGGGACTGGATCCGACGGGAAATACGGCTGCGGCCATTGACAGGGTGGTTTATTCCAACATTTACGAAGGCCTGATCAAGGTGAACAGCGACGGCGAGTTCGTTCCCGGTCTGGCCACGTCCTGGGACGTGACACCGGACGGCCTGACCTACACCTTTCACCTCAGAAAAGAGGTCAAGTTTCACAACGGCCAGGATTTCAACGCGGCCACGGCCAAGTGGAACCTGGAACGCGCCATGGATGAAAAGACTGTCAACGCCCATCCCGAATACTTTCGCGGCATTGCCAAAATGGAGACGCCGGACGACAACACCCTGATCCTGACCCTCAAGGATGTGGACGCCCTCTTCATCGCGCACATGGCCGAAGGGGACGCCGTCATGCTGCCCATGGTGGGCTACAAGGGCGCCAAGTCCAACCCGGTCGGCACCGGCCCGTTCAGATTCGTCAAGTGGGTGCGGGGCGACCGCGTGGAAATGGCGCGGTTCGACGGCTACTGGAACCCGGAGCTGCCCTACCTGGACAAGGTCACCTTCAAGTTCATCGGGGACGCCAGCGCCCAGCTGGCCGCCCTCAAGGCCGGGGACATCGATGTGATCGGCTACATTGCAGCGCCGGAGTCCGCCCTGTCGCTGTCCAAGGACGAGCGCTTCAAGGTGTTCGCCGGTACCAGCACGGCCGAGGTGATCATGTCGACCAACAACAAGGCCGCCCCCTTCGACAACAAGAAGGTGCGCCAGGCCATGGCCTGCGCCATCGACCGTCAGGCCGTGGTGGACCTGGTGATGTTCGGGTACGGCACGCCCATCGGCTCCCACTGGTCGCCGTCCACCCCCTACTACGTGGACCTGACCCAGAAATTCGCCTACAATCCGGAACGGGCCAAGGCGCTCCTGGCGGAAGCCGGCTACCCGGACGGGTTCGAGGCCACCATCAAGCTTCCGGCCATCTACAGCTATTCCAAGCGGGCGGGCGAGGTGATCGCGGACATGCTCAGCCAGGTCGGCATCCGGCTGAACATCGAGATCGTGGAGTGGGGGCAGTGGATCGAGCGTATCTTCAAGAAAAAGGAGTACCAGCTGACCATGATCGGTCACGTGGAAGCCTGGGACATCGGCATCTACGCCAACCCCGACTACTACTTCCAGTATGATTCCCAGGAATTCAGGGATGCCTATGCCAAGGCCCTGAGGGCGCCCAACGAAGCGGAAAAGGCCAAGTGGTTCGGCCGGTGCCAGGAGATCATTGCCGACGATGCGGTCAACGGCTTCCTGTTCTCCGCTTCCGGACTGCCGGCCATGCGCAAGGAAGTGATGGGCTGGTGGGAAAACTACCCCACCATCGCTCTTGACTGCACCGCCGTCTGGCTACAATAA
- a CDS encoding ABC transporter permease, with protein MTRYFLKKLITLVVLLFLVSITVFTVLFVLPGDPAQIILGMNATEETLANLRTELGLDKPFWEQYWVWIADTLSGRGSWSINYDMPVYDLILSRLAVTGPLALMAMLIGIVISVPLGIYAARHQNQPGDMTVMFFTQLGLATPEFWLGILLILLFAVKLGIFSAGGFPGWSTDVWGSLKALLLPSFALGVIRASILARLTRSSMLEVLREDYVRTARAKGLRERSVVYVHALKNALVPVLTILGLQLGQLLAGAIIIENV; from the coding sequence ATGACCCGATATTTCCTAAAAAAACTGATCACGCTCGTGGTGCTGCTGTTTCTGGTGTCCATCACGGTGTTTACCGTCCTGTTCGTCCTGCCGGGCGACCCGGCACAGATCATCCTGGGGATGAACGCCACCGAGGAAACGCTGGCCAACCTGAGGACCGAGCTGGGGCTGGACAAGCCTTTCTGGGAGCAGTACTGGGTGTGGATCGCGGACACCCTGTCCGGCAGGGGCAGCTGGTCCATCAACTACGACATGCCCGTGTACGACCTGATCCTGTCGCGGTTGGCCGTGACCGGGCCGCTGGCGCTCATGGCCATGCTGATCGGCATCGTGATATCGGTTCCCCTGGGGATATATGCCGCCCGTCACCAGAACCAGCCCGGCGACATGACGGTGATGTTTTTCACCCAGCTGGGCCTGGCAACACCGGAGTTCTGGCTCGGCATCCTGCTCATCCTGCTGTTTGCCGTCAAACTCGGGATCTTTTCGGCCGGCGGGTTTCCGGGGTGGTCCACGGACGTGTGGGGATCTTTGAAGGCGCTGCTGCTGCCGTCCTTTGCCCTGGGCGTGATCCGCGCCTCCATCCTGGCGCGCCTGACACGCTCGTCCATGCTGGAAGTCCTGCGGGAAGACTACGTGCGCACGGCACGGGCGAAAGGGCTGCGGGAAAGATCCGTGGTGTATGTGCATGCCCTGAAGAATGCGCTGGTCCCCGTGCTGACCATATTGGGGCTGCAGCTGGGGCAGCTTTTGGCCGGGGCCATCATCATCGAGAACGT